A single genomic interval of Salmo trutta chromosome 13, fSalTru1.1, whole genome shotgun sequence harbors:
- the LOC115206449 gene encoding CMP-N-acetylneuraminate-beta-galactosamide-alpha-2,3-sialyltransferase 4 isoform X3: MSLKTAKRWCFRLFAVVLFLVSYYCSHVFLQSYGGTSKSPLTPSKSLCGGWLKQKKWESLNFKCQHLWTFGGCFHPVTSTFQHFFISRQTELFFKLDDFFWRQHQSTLALPYGIKGSELLLLRVLAIIANDKMPASIDRLDCRTCAVIGNGFAIKNSSLGGVINEYDVVIRLNDAPIRGYEDDVGNKTTMRLFYPESASYNPSMHNDPDTLMVLVPFKQQDLRWLKEILYDEKRVRKGFWKPPPQIWLGRTSRIRVLDPHFLHGTASSLLQIPLQPKSKQRAPVSETEAVHSLDC; this comes from the exons ATGTCCCTAAAGACTGCTAAAA GATGGTGCTTTAGACTGTTCGCTGTTGTACTGTTCTTAGTCTCCTACTACTGCTCCCACGTCTTCCTCCAGAG TTATGGAGGCACCAGCAAGTCTCCTCTGACTCCTAGCAAGTCACTGTGTGGTGGCTGGCTAAAGCAGAAGAAGTGGGAGAGCCTCAATTTTAA GTGCCAGCATCTTTGGACATTTGGGGGCTGTTTTCACCCGGTCACCAGTACATTTCAGCATTTTTT CATTAGCAGACAAACAGAGCTCTTCTTCAAACTGGATGATTTCTTCTGGCGACAACATCAGTCCACATTAGCGTTGCCCTACGGTATTAAAGGAAGTG agTTACTGCTGCTGAGAGTGTTAGCCATTATTGCAAATGACAAAATGCCGGCCAGCATTGATCG TCTAGACTGCAGAACATGTGCAGTCATAGGAAATGGGTTTGCCATTAAAAACAGCTCCTTGGGGGGCGTCATCAACGAGTATGATGTGGTGATCCG GCTGAATGACGCCCCTATCAGAGGTTATGAGGATGATGTGGGGAACAAGACCACTATGCGTCTCTTCTACCCTGAGTCGGCCTCCTACAACCCCAGCATGCACAACGACCCTGACACCCTCATGGTCCTAGTGCCTTTCAAACAGCAGGACCTCCGCTGGCTCAAAGAGATCCTGTACGACGAGAAGAGG gtgaggAAAGGTTTCTGGAAGCCCCCTCCACAGATCTGGCTGGGCAGGACCAGTCGCATCCGGGTGCTGGACCCTCACTTCCTGCATGGGACGGCCAGCAGTCTGCTTCAAATCCCACTTCAACCAAAGAGCAAACAG